Proteins from one Halovivax limisalsi genomic window:
- a CDS encoding PQQ-binding-like beta-propeller repeat protein, which produces MSSISKHLLRGIVIAVLCSGLVIGSSGLAVGTGSYSDATAVELSTDEHPASAIAQPESTEPVASSVERQRKNAATERTVRADRRQTASEPARTPSTRFGGSDHRLLDSSTAVERARNGENDSSFERSTEQDRELWRFETGDKIQSSPTIVDGTVYIGSYDNYIYALDATTGAQKWAYQTDGDVYSSPTVVDDTVYVGNFPDIYALDATTGAPKWTYQTDGFVLSSPTIANGTVYVGSLDGSVYALDATTGAQKWSFQTNQSVTSSPTVVDGTTFVGSLDGSVYALDATTGAQKWAYLTDGSVESSPTVANGTVYVGSHDNSLYALDATTGDQKWTYQTDRNVESSPTVANGTVYVGSYDNSLYALDATTGAQKWTYQTDRNVESSPTVAGGTVYVGSDDHSLYALDATTGAQKWAYQTDGDVYSSPTVADGTVYVGSHDGSLYALDADTEGSSDGSRVTLRTLGHHDRDTQSDPLQGTVFDAAGNPLDGAEITLESRGTTERASIVTGKDGRWSADPNPGRYRISAEYGDRTRSRVVDFDGSDTRTTHTFSCSGEAIRTTTDQYEVFEPITFTSCADSGAETVSWDFGDSTAASGETVSHTYEEPGTYTVTATVDGESSEIDIAVEDSTLSIVSVEDMFDGTYVDGFGLENAWEIRTQSAGEVESVTVEVGGRTFEASQDADDPDRWVTDTHSLSYLTNQGSSHAVTVTATSVGGNSVTEQLYLRSHGSPQWLSWVLNAGGDLVERDHENVFTDPNARVTVDIFNVTVVDFDEHANVLGSLTPWNCEFCANLEIRTNAEYRFPSHEWALGPTFESDAEVSGVAIMAESNPRIVTDPRLRFQSASIPIDGKGGRTFEFGVDFPVVGHQGIEVFTGGLFGLEVGKERGEQFDLQDLYAGAELNGEIEFDASVVTVSATGVGTGTVSPDIFDRDPDEIVSGDIDLGVSGTVAGPFFEMGVDVTLLSESYSYPADVNAPRGIVTDETGWKIKEPMGTAPVPDLPTVDEGGGAIDERTPTVADTSTDLDRLTNRPYDDTEPSITNTVDGKVVVWSSHHENKSIEAGNDLVFRTHDGSSWSEPARITDDQRHDGTPAVASSTDGSESLAAWKRVTANVSEEGFSSPEDTFPHYEIAFSHYDGESWSDLDVVTDGDALRFEPVVAGGEGPSGDDRWLVAWEADADANTSTVADRSVEYALTDGDAIVERGEIADATDPAVGTGPGGFDLAYVERNASTESSPPEAIVHGTVAGDGFEEDERHGLTSYVDHATDAGEVAWVTGNTTDPTLHYDDGTGPGVDSFAANISNVDELSLSVDDGTTLLTYRGRPEHQDRRDLVYRVAQDGEWASDQRIAGGAENNLTLWHTDAALGTDGFSLAYAAKEFGNESRDDVFVADRTFAPTYDVTADGPDDAPPGESIQIDYTVTNAGAADGENPLQVVLSNATTDLDTQAVGPLGVNETASGTFETVADQGGQYEISLESDGQQSAAVAEPDEEWLSTNDSVTTGTANLSITGVTASVADGETEITDGHAERAVGSAANGTVAVTIENTGTAAATDVPLTVDDGTGPVANVTVDRVPANESVTTEAVVDLAELNHSLADAVVLDPDRELAHATFGERTYSTEFFDANLAIDGPVRYVEDGHDVVATVDVSNRGPIGTTATIRALEANPTGNESVEYASATVDLSGTAANESTFESVALTLDGDLEGYPVQFVAEGDVTEADRSTIGYEDEVGPIVPERGPVSVSVTDETGAPIENATVLVDGQGTRTDASGNATYDARTGNRTLSVVAPGYAESTRAISIDPDEPTSLSVELAVDVALVSIDAPETATAGQQTVVNATLSNPSQTDATEPVSLAIEGGVVDNATVALDAGTNETVALSWTPTDADVGTVDATVETSTESVTEPITVEEPPTLEIEILETNSPVTAGEDLVVDVQVEAVGNETQVRAETIAQQIELADFDGTVVDTATVDLEPGNATQRELVWQTEAGDGGTGNVTVTSDDDSATAAVEIGAAGCTLPGDVDGDGQVTSLDATKTQKHVAGLDPEPFDEDCADVNGDGQITPADVTAIHQAIVGARH; this is translated from the coding sequence GTGAGTTCAATATCCAAACATTTGTTGCGGGGAATAGTCATTGCAGTCCTCTGTTCCGGGCTCGTGATCGGCAGCAGTGGTCTGGCCGTTGGGACGGGTTCGTATTCGGACGCTACGGCGGTGGAATTGTCCACCGACGAGCATCCGGCGTCGGCGATTGCTCAGCCTGAATCCACCGAGCCAGTTGCGTCGTCAGTAGAACGACAACGCAAGAATGCCGCGACTGAGCGCACTGTACGAGCCGACCGACGGCAGACGGCTTCCGAACCAGCCAGGACACCGTCGACACGGTTTGGTGGAAGCGACCACAGACTGCTGGATAGCTCCACCGCAGTGGAGCGGGCCAGAAACGGCGAGAACGATTCGAGTTTTGAGCGCTCCACCGAACAGGATCGAGAGTTGTGGCGATTCGAAACGGGTGACAAGATCCAATCATCACCCACAATCGTAGACGGCACCGTCTACATCGGAAGTTATGACAACTACATCTACGCACTTGATGCCACAACGGGAGCCCAGAAGTGGGCCTACCAGACCGACGGGGACGTATATTCGTCGCCGACGGTTGTAGACGATACTGTCTACGTCGGAAATTTTCCCGACATCTACGCCCTCGATGCCACAACGGGGGCGCCGAAATGGACCTACCAGACCGACGGCTTTGTGCTGTCATCGCCGACGATCGCAAACGGCACCGTCTACGTCGGTTCGCTCGACGGGTCCGTCTACGCACTCGACGCCACGACAGGGGCCCAGAAATGGTCCTTCCAGACCAACCAGAGCGTAACCTCGTCCCCGACGGTGGTTGATGGCACAACCTTCGTCGGTTCACTTGACGGGTCCGTCTACGCACTCGACGCCACAACGGGGGCCCAGAAGTGGGCCTACCTGACTGACGGGTCTGTGGAATCGTCGCCGACGGTCGCAAACGGTACCGTCTACGTTGGAAGTCATGACAACTCCCTCTACGCGCTCGATGCCACAACTGGGGACCAAAAGTGGACCTACCAGACCGATAGGAACGTGGAATCGTCGCCGACGGTCGCAAACGGTACCGTCTACGTTGGAAGTTATGACAACTCCCTCTACGCGCTCGATGCCACAACTGGGGCCCAAAAGTGGACCTACCAGACCGATAGGAACGTGGAATCGTCGCCGACGGTCGCAGGTGGAACCGTCTACGTCGGAAGTGATGACCATTCCCTCTACGCACTCGATGCCACGACAGGGGCCCAGAAGTGGGCCTACCAGACCGACGGGGACGTATATTCGTCGCCGACGGTCGCGGACGGGACCGTCTACGTCGGAAGTCATGACGGCTCCCTCTACGCGCTCGATGCCGATACTGAGGGATCGAGCGATGGTTCGCGCGTAACACTACGAACGCTCGGACATCACGACAGGGACACACAGTCCGATCCGCTCCAGGGGACCGTCTTCGACGCGGCCGGCAACCCGCTCGATGGCGCAGAAATTACCCTCGAATCGCGGGGGACCACGGAACGGGCGTCGATAGTTACCGGCAAGGATGGCCGGTGGAGCGCCGATCCGAATCCCGGCCGCTATCGAATAAGTGCCGAATACGGCGACCGGACCCGCTCTCGGGTAGTCGATTTCGACGGCTCGGACACTCGGACGACCCACACGTTCTCCTGTTCCGGCGAGGCCATACGGACCACGACCGACCAGTACGAGGTTTTCGAGCCGATCACCTTCACCTCGTGTGCCGATTCCGGCGCCGAGACCGTCTCCTGGGACTTCGGGGATTCCACTGCGGCGAGCGGCGAGACGGTGTCGCACACGTACGAGGAGCCCGGCACGTACACCGTCACGGCGACCGTCGACGGCGAATCGTCCGAGATCGACATCGCGGTCGAGGATTCGACGCTGTCCATCGTCAGCGTCGAGGACATGTTCGACGGCACGTACGTCGACGGCTTCGGGCTCGAAAACGCCTGGGAGATCCGCACCCAGTCGGCCGGGGAGGTAGAATCGGTCACCGTCGAGGTCGGCGGCAGGACGTTCGAGGCATCGCAGGACGCGGACGACCCCGATCGCTGGGTGACGGACACGCACTCGCTCTCGTACCTCACCAATCAGGGGTCCAGTCACGCCGTCACCGTCACCGCGACCAGCGTCGGCGGCAATTCGGTCACCGAACAGCTGTATTTGCGATCGCACGGGTCGCCCCAGTGGCTGTCCTGGGTGCTGAACGCGGGCGGCGACCTGGTCGAGCGCGATCACGAGAACGTCTTTACCGATCCCAACGCCAGGGTCACCGTCGATATATTCAACGTCACTGTCGTCGATTTCGACGAACACGCGAACGTGCTCGGGTCGCTGACGCCGTGGAACTGCGAGTTCTGCGCGAACCTCGAAATCAGGACGAACGCAGAGTACCGCTTCCCGAGCCACGAATGGGCCCTCGGCCCAACGTTCGAATCCGACGCGGAAGTCAGCGGGGTCGCCATCATGGCCGAATCCAACCCGCGAATCGTCACCGATCCCAGATTGCGATTCCAGTCCGCGTCGATCCCGATCGATGGCAAGGGCGGTCGCACGTTCGAGTTCGGAGTCGACTTCCCGGTCGTCGGCCACCAGGGAATCGAGGTGTTCACTGGCGGTCTCTTCGGACTCGAGGTCGGCAAGGAGCGCGGCGAGCAGTTCGACCTGCAGGATCTGTACGCTGGGGCCGAACTCAACGGCGAAATCGAGTTCGACGCCAGCGTCGTCACGGTTTCGGCCACGGGGGTCGGAACCGGGACGGTCTCGCCGGACATCTTCGATCGCGATCCCGACGAGATCGTTTCGGGCGACATCGACCTCGGCGTCAGTGGCACGGTCGCCGGGCCGTTCTTCGAAATGGGGGTCGACGTCACGCTGCTCTCGGAATCGTACAGCTATCCGGCCGACGTGAACGCCCCGCGGGGAATCGTCACGGACGAAACCGGGTGGAAAATCAAAGAGCCGATGGGAACTGCGCCGGTCCCCGACCTTCCGACCGTCGACGAGGGAGGGGGAGCCATCGACGAACGAACCCCGACGGTCGCCGACACATCCACCGATCTCGATCGCTTGACGAATCGGCCGTACGACGATACGGAGCCGTCGATCACGAATACCGTCGACGGCAAAGTCGTCGTCTGGAGCTCCCACCACGAGAACAAGTCGATCGAAGCCGGCAACGACCTCGTGTTCCGCACCCACGACGGGTCGAGCTGGAGCGAACCCGCCCGGATCACCGACGACCAGCGTCACGATGGAACGCCCGCCGTCGCCAGCAGTACTGACGGCTCCGAATCGCTGGCGGCCTGGAAGCGAGTGACGGCAAACGTCAGCGAGGAAGGCTTCTCCTCGCCAGAAGACACGTTCCCGCACTACGAGATCGCCTTCTCGCACTACGACGGCGAATCCTGGTCCGACCTGGACGTGGTGACCGACGGCGACGCCTTGCGATTCGAACCCGTCGTCGCCGGTGGCGAGGGCCCGTCGGGCGACGACCGGTGGCTCGTCGCCTGGGAGGCGGACGCCGACGCGAATACGAGTACCGTCGCGGATCGATCCGTCGAGTACGCGCTCACCGACGGCGACGCGATCGTCGAACGCGGCGAGATCGCAGACGCGACAGATCCCGCGGTTGGCACCGGTCCGGGCGGCTTCGACCTGGCCTACGTCGAACGCAACGCGAGCACCGAATCGTCGCCTCCGGAGGCGATCGTCCACGGAACCGTCGCGGGTGACGGGTTCGAGGAGGACGAGCGCCACGGTCTCACCTCCTACGTGGATCACGCGACCGACGCCGGCGAGGTCGCCTGGGTCACGGGGAACACCACCGATCCGACGCTTCACTACGACGACGGAACGGGTCCGGGAGTCGACTCCTTCGCAGCCAACATCTCCAACGTGGACGAACTCTCGCTCTCGGTCGACGACGGAACCACACTGCTCACCTACCGCGGCCGACCGGAACACCAGGACCGGCGCGATCTCGTCTACCGCGTCGCCCAGGACGGCGAGTGGGCGAGCGATCAACGCATCGCCGGCGGCGCCGAGAACAATCTCACGCTCTGGCACACCGATGCGGCGCTCGGAACGGACGGGTTCTCGCTCGCCTACGCGGCCAAGGAGTTCGGTAACGAAAGTCGCGACGACGTGTTCGTCGCCGATCGTACGTTCGCCCCCACCTACGACGTGACCGCCGACGGGCCCGACGATGCGCCGCCGGGTGAATCGATCCAGATCGACTACACGGTCACCAACGCGGGCGCTGCGGACGGCGAAAACCCGCTACAGGTCGTCCTGTCGAACGCGACGACCGACCTCGATACGCAGGCCGTCGGCCCGCTCGGCGTCAACGAGACCGCCTCGGGCACGTTCGAAACCGTCGCCGACCAAGGAGGTCAGTACGAAATCTCACTGGAGAGCGACGGGCAGCAATCCGCTGCGGTCGCCGAACCCGACGAGGAGTGGCTCTCGACGAACGACTCCGTGACGACTGGGACCGCGAACCTCTCGATCACCGGCGTGACGGCGAGCGTCGCGGACGGCGAGACCGAGATAACGGACGGGCACGCCGAACGCGCGGTCGGTTCGGCCGCCAACGGAACGGTCGCGGTGACGATCGAGAACACCGGCACCGCCGCGGCGACGGACGTGCCCCTGACCGTCGACGACGGAACCGGGCCAGTCGCGAACGTGACCGTCGATCGCGTCCCCGCCAACGAGTCGGTCACGACCGAAGCAGTGGTCGATCTCGCCGAACTGAATCACTCGCTCGCGGACGCGGTCGTCCTCGATCCCGACCGCGAACTCGCGCACGCGACGTTCGGTGAGCGAACCTACAGCACCGAGTTCTTCGACGCGAATCTCGCGATCGACGGGCCGGTCCGCTACGTCGAGGACGGGCACGACGTCGTCGCCACGGTCGACGTCTCGAACCGCGGACCGATCGGGACGACGGCGACGATCCGCGCGCTCGAAGCGAACCCGACCGGCAACGAGAGCGTCGAGTACGCCAGTGCGACCGTCGATCTGTCGGGCACGGCCGCGAACGAGTCCACCTTCGAGTCGGTTGCGCTCACGCTCGACGGCGATCTCGAGGGGTATCCCGTCCAGTTCGTCGCCGAGGGGGACGTGACCGAGGCCGATCGATCGACGATCGGCTACGAGGACGAGGTCGGCCCGATCGTGCCCGAGCGCGGGCCCGTGTCGGTCAGCGTCACCGACGAGACGGGCGCGCCGATCGAGAACGCGACGGTCCTCGTCGACGGCCAAGGGACGCGAACCGATGCAAGCGGCAACGCGACCTACGACGCCCGGACCGGCAACCGGACGCTCAGCGTGGTCGCGCCGGGGTACGCCGAGTCGACGCGCGCCATCTCGATCGATCCGGACGAACCCACGTCGCTGTCGGTCGAACTCGCCGTCGACGTGGCGCTGGTCTCGATCGACGCGCCGGAAACGGCCACTGCCGGGCAGCAGACCGTCGTGAACGCGACGCTCTCGAATCCGAGTCAGACCGACGCGACCGAACCGGTCTCGCTCGCGATCGAGGGTGGCGTGGTCGACAACGCGACGGTCGCGCTCGACGCCGGGACGAACGAAACGGTCGCACTCTCCTGGACGCCGACCGACGCCGACGTCGGAACGGTCGACGCCACCGTCGAAACCAGCACCGAGTCGGTGACCGAGCCGATCACGGTCGAGGAGCCGCCGACCCTCGAAATCGAGATCCTCGAGACGAACTCGCCCGTGACCGCGGGCGAGGATCTCGTCGTGGACGTGCAAGTCGAAGCCGTGGGCAACGAAACCCAGGTTCGAGCTGAGACGATCGCCCAGCAGATCGAACTCGCGGACTTCGACGGGACGGTCGTCGACACCGCGACCGTCGACCTCGAACCGGGGAACGCGACCCAGCGCGAACTCGTCTGGCAAACCGAAGCTGGGGATGGCGGAACGGGTAACGTCACCGTCACAAGCGACGACGATTCGGCCACCGCCGCGGTCGAAATCGGCGCTGCCGGCTGTACGCTCCCGGGCGACGTCGACGGCGACGGCCAGGTCACCTCGCTCGACGCGACCAAAACTCAAAAGCACGTCGCCGGCCTCGACCCCGAACCCTTCGACGAGGACTGTGCGGACGTGAACGGAGACGGCCAGATCACGCCGGCGGACGTCACCGCGATTCACCAGGCCATCGTCGGGGCCCGCCACTGA
- the thsA gene encoding thermosome subunit alpha, translated as MGNQPLIVLSEDSQRTSGKDAQSMNIQAGTAVAETVRTTLGPKGMDKMLVDSGGSVVVTNDGVTLLTEMEIDHPAADMIVDVAETQEDEVGDGTTSAVVVAGELLKRAEDLLDQDIHATTVAQGYRQAAQEANEVLEDVAIDVDADDEEILKQIAATAMTGKGAENSRDLLAELVVRAVRTVADEDGIDTDNVSVEKVVGGAIEDSELVEGVLISKDRVSDNMPYFVEDANVAIVDGALEVKETEIDAEVNVTDPDQLQQFIEQEEAQLKEMVDELVDVGADAVFVDKGIDDMAQHYLAQEGILAVRRVKDSDASRIARATGATPVSNVEDITRDHLGFAGNVAQRDVGGDDHIFIEDVDDAKAVTLILRGGTEHVIDEVDRAIEDSIGVVRTTIEDGKVLPGGGAPEVTLSLALRDYADSVGGREQLAVEAFADALEVIPRTLAENAGLDPIDSLVELRSDHDAGETGAGLDAFTGDTIDMEAEGVYEPLRIKTQAIDSATEAAVMLLRIDDVIAAGDLAVSDDDEGEDMPAGGPGGMGGGMGGMGGGMGGMM; from the coding sequence ATGGGCAACCAGCCCCTCATCGTACTTTCCGAGGACAGCCAGCGAACCTCTGGCAAGGACGCGCAGTCGATGAACATCCAGGCCGGGACGGCCGTCGCGGAGACGGTCCGCACCACGCTCGGCCCGAAAGGGATGGACAAGATGCTCGTCGATTCGGGCGGCTCCGTCGTCGTCACGAACGACGGCGTCACGCTCCTGACGGAGATGGAGATCGACCACCCGGCCGCCGACATGATCGTCGACGTCGCCGAGACTCAGGAGGACGAGGTCGGCGACGGCACCACCTCCGCCGTCGTCGTCGCGGGTGAACTCCTCAAACGCGCCGAGGACCTCCTCGACCAGGACATCCACGCGACCACGGTCGCGCAGGGGTACCGCCAGGCCGCCCAGGAGGCCAACGAGGTCCTCGAGGACGTCGCCATCGACGTCGACGCCGACGACGAGGAGATCCTGAAGCAGATCGCCGCCACCGCGATGACCGGCAAGGGCGCGGAGAACTCCCGCGACCTGCTGGCCGAACTCGTCGTCCGCGCCGTCCGCACCGTCGCCGACGAGGACGGCATCGACACCGACAACGTCTCCGTCGAGAAGGTCGTCGGCGGCGCCATCGAGGACTCCGAGCTCGTCGAGGGCGTCCTCATCAGCAAGGACCGCGTCTCCGACAACATGCCGTACTTCGTCGAGGACGCCAACGTGGCCATCGTCGACGGCGCCCTCGAGGTCAAGGAGACCGAGATCGACGCCGAGGTCAACGTCACCGACCCCGACCAGCTCCAGCAGTTCATCGAGCAGGAGGAGGCCCAGCTCAAGGAGATGGTCGACGAGCTCGTCGACGTCGGCGCCGACGCCGTCTTCGTCGACAAGGGCATCGACGACATGGCCCAGCACTACCTCGCCCAGGAGGGCATCCTCGCGGTCCGCCGCGTGAAGGACTCCGACGCGAGTCGCATCGCCCGCGCGACGGGCGCCACGCCGGTCTCGAACGTCGAGGACATCACCCGGGACCACCTCGGCTTCGCCGGTAACGTCGCCCAGCGCGACGTCGGCGGCGACGACCACATCTTCATCGAGGACGTCGACGACGCCAAGGCCGTCACCCTCATCCTCCGCGGCGGCACCGAGCACGTCATCGACGAGGTCGACCGCGCCATCGAGGACTCCATCGGCGTGGTCCGCACGACGATCGAGGACGGCAAGGTCCTCCCCGGCGGCGGCGCGCCCGAAGTTACGCTCTCGCTCGCGCTGCGCGACTACGCTGACTCCGTCGGCGGCCGCGAGCAGCTCGCCGTCGAGGCCTTCGCCGACGCGCTCGAGGTCATCCCGCGCACCCTCGCGGAGAACGCCGGCCTCGACCCCATCGACTCGCTGGTCGAACTCCGCAGCGACCACGACGCCGGCGAGACCGGCGCCGGACTCGACGCTTTCACCGGCGACACCATCGACATGGAGGCCGAGGGCGTCTACGAACCGCTTCGCATCAAGACCCAGGCCATCGACTCCGCGACCGAGGCGGCCGTCATGCTGCTGCGCATCGACGACGTCATCGCCGCGGGCGACCTCGCCGTCTCCGACGACGACGAGGGCGAGGACATGCCGGCCGGCGGCCCGGGCGGAATGGGCGGCGGCATGGGCGGCATGGGCGGCGGCATGGGCGGCATGATGTAA
- a CDS encoding PAS domain-containing protein, whose amino-acid sequence MAKSAVFRALFEELDEAIAILDPETGRYERVNSRYADLVRTEPTQLEGVTVVEHAVDDLSLDRELIVAGLDAARRGESRIVEFELASGDGSGRPAELELAPFDSSGIDSIRATLRPRSVQSSADEPGDEATQRLEVALAGTNTGVWEWDMETDDVVWTESMERLFGLEPGTFEGTFEAFADRVKPDDLPNVEAAIERAIERDEIFQIEYRIQRDDAEERWVYARGEIRENRSGGKRIVGIVTDISEHKAKEEALARKQQQYRELVDRLPEAYYTFDSDWTFTYCNEVLADRFDTAPEEIVGTGVWEQFPAIEGTALEEMFRSVMEAGEPASCEYHAEEYGFWADVQAYPYEDGIAAISRDITERKEKLSMVLDTMPLVYYEIDTDGIFLQCRGKGLETLDLQSGDLVGRSVLDLYADQPELTRAVERALDGEELSLTLEVDGNHFQTQYRPVVEDGEVTSVIGISMDVTELERQREQLEFFNSILRHDVLNGMTVIGARGEILAAELDGELGRHAQTVVDWCTTTTEVTKRVQRVIETLTTPEERLDLDEVDVSAILDRKLSELETAHPEMTFASDVAPGLEVRADELLSEVLGNILLNSIEHNDTDDLSIEVTAEATGDRVRIEITDDGRGVDDGRKESIFRRGETSHAKETGSGFGLFFVDVMVEKYGGDVWVEDADREGARFVLELPPATAEGRP is encoded by the coding sequence ATGGCAAAATCTGCGGTCTTTCGAGCGCTCTTCGAGGAACTGGACGAGGCGATCGCGATACTCGACCCGGAGACGGGCCGGTACGAGCGCGTCAACTCTCGGTATGCGGACCTGGTACGGACCGAACCGACGCAGCTCGAGGGTGTGACGGTCGTCGAGCACGCGGTCGATGATCTCTCACTCGATCGGGAGCTGATTGTGGCGGGCCTCGATGCGGCCCGTCGTGGCGAATCGCGAATCGTCGAGTTCGAACTGGCGTCCGGTGACGGGAGTGGCCGACCGGCCGAACTCGAACTCGCGCCGTTCGACTCGAGCGGGATCGATTCGATCCGGGCGACGCTTCGGCCTCGGTCGGTCCAGTCGTCGGCGGATGAACCCGGTGACGAGGCGACCCAGCGCCTCGAAGTCGCGCTGGCGGGCACGAACACGGGCGTCTGGGAGTGGGACATGGAGACCGACGACGTGGTCTGGACCGAATCGATGGAGCGGCTGTTCGGCCTCGAACCGGGGACGTTCGAGGGAACGTTCGAGGCGTTCGCCGACCGCGTCAAGCCCGACGACTTGCCGAACGTGGAGGCGGCGATCGAGCGGGCCATCGAGCGCGACGAGATCTTCCAGATCGAGTATCGGATCCAGCGCGACGACGCTGAAGAGCGCTGGGTGTACGCCCGCGGCGAAATTCGCGAGAATCGATCGGGCGGAAAGCGGATCGTCGGCATCGTCACCGACATTTCGGAACACAAAGCGAAGGAGGAGGCGCTGGCGCGCAAACAGCAGCAGTATCGCGAACTCGTCGATCGGCTCCCCGAGGCCTACTACACCTTCGATTCCGACTGGACGTTCACGTACTGCAACGAGGTGCTGGCGGACCGATTCGACACCGCGCCCGAAGAGATCGTCGGCACGGGCGTCTGGGAGCAGTTTCCCGCGATCGAAGGGACGGCGCTCGAGGAGATGTTCCGCTCGGTCATGGAGGCGGGCGAACCGGCCTCGTGCGAGTACCACGCCGAGGAGTACGGCTTCTGGGCGGACGTGCAGGCCTACCCCTACGAGGACGGGATCGCGGCCATCTCCAGGGACATCACGGAGCGCAAGGAGAAACTGTCGATGGTCCTCGATACGATGCCGCTCGTCTACTACGAGATCGATACCGACGGAATCTTCCTCCAGTGTCGGGGCAAGGGCCTGGAGACGCTCGACCTCCAGTCCGGGGACCTCGTCGGGCGCTCCGTCCTCGATCTGTACGCCGACCAGCCGGAACTCACCAGGGCCGTCGAACGGGCGCTCGACGGCGAGGAACTGTCGCTCACGCTCGAGGTCGACGGGAATCACTTTCAAACCCAGTACCGGCCCGTCGTCGAAGACGGTGAGGTGACGAGCGTCATCGGCATCTCGATGGACGTCACGGAACTCGAACGCCAGCGCGAGCAGCTGGAGTTCTTCAACTCCATCCTGCGCCACGACGTGTTGAACGGCATGACCGTCATCGGCGCCCGCGGCGAGATCCTGGCCGCCGAGCTCGACGGAGAGCTGGGACGCCACGCCCAGACGGTCGTCGACTGGTGTACGACGACGACCGAGGTCACGAAGCGAGTCCAGCGCGTTATCGAGACGCTCACCACGCCCGAAGAGCGCCTCGACCTCGACGAGGTCGACGTCTCCGCCATTCTCGATCGAAAACTGTCCGAACTCGAAACCGCACATCCGGAGATGACGTTCGCATCGGACGTCGCGCCCGGTCTCGAAGTCCGGGCCGACGAGCTGTTGTCGGAAGTGCTCGGCAACATCCTGCTCAATAGCATCGAACACAACGACACCGACGACCTCTCGATCGAGGTGACCGCGGAAGCCACAGGCGATCGAGTGCGCATCGAGATCACCGACGACGGACGCGGCGTCGACGACGGTCGCAAGGAATCGATCTTCCGGCGCGGCGAAACCTCCCACGCCAAGGAGACCGGCTCCGGCTTCGGCCTCTTCTTCGTCGACGTGATGGTCGAGAAGTACGGTGGCGACGTCTGGGTGGAAGACGCCGACAGAGAGGGGGCCCGATTCGTCCTCGAACTCCCGCCCGCGACTGCGGAGGGACGTCCATGA
- a CDS encoding response regulator — MTGTDPPVVAIVEDEPAVAESYELWLDGEYEIRRAHDGAEALEVVDDDVDVVLLDRMMPEYSGAEVLQELRERGIDCRVAMVTAVEPDFDVVEMGFDAYVTKPPTREGLRETVSKLLSRASASDELREYHSLMERRSALEAEKTAEALDESEEYAELLERIESKRADVDDGLGDMDDEVDFVGAVREIESGATPPDSADGDAADRPIDDAVPDDSGAGE, encoded by the coding sequence ATGACTGGCACGGACCCCCCGGTCGTCGCCATCGTCGAGGACGAGCCGGCCGTCGCGGAGAGCTACGAACTCTGGCTGGACGGCGAGTACGAGATCAGGCGCGCGCACGACGGGGCCGAGGCGCTCGAGGTGGTCGACGACGACGTCGACGTCGTCCTCCTCGATCGGATGATGCCGGAGTACTCCGGCGCGGAGGTCCTCCAGGAGCTCCGCGAACGCGGGATCGACTGTCGCGTCGCGATGGTGACGGCCGTCGAACCTGACTTCGACGTCGTCGAGATGGGCTTCGACGCCTACGTCACGAAACCGCCCACGCGGGAGGGCCTGCGCGAGACGGTCTCGAAGCTGCTCTCCCGGGCGTCGGCCAGCGACGAACTCCGGGAGTACCACTCGCTGATGGAACGTCGCAGCGCGCTCGAAGCGGAGAAAACGGCCGAAGCGCTCGACGAGAGCGAGGAGTACGCGGAGCTGCTCGAACGGATCGAATCAAAACGGGCGGACGTGGACGACGGACTCGGCGACATGGACGACGAGGTCGACTTCGTCGGGGCCGTTCGCGAGATCGAATCGGGAGCAACCCCGCCGGATAGCGCAGACGGTGACGCCGCCGACCGACCGATTGACGACGCAGTACCCGACGACTCGGGGGCAGGGGAATGA